TGCGGCACGGCAGCCGCCTGCGGCTTCACGCGCACGGGCGGCGTGTTGGCATCTTTACCGGGAATCTGAATGGCGATGTCGTCGGCCGTCGGCTTCGGCTCGGGTGCGAGCACCATCGGCAAAATGATGACGGCTGCGAGCACCAGCGCCAGCGCGCCCACCAGGCGGCGGCGCGCGCGTTGCTTTTCGGGCAGCAGCGGATCGAGTTGCTCGTGCTCGCTGTACTCGCCCCCTCCTCCCGCCGTACGGGTGCCGGTGCGGCCGCTCCTGCGGCTACCGCGCTTCGGGGGAACGGCTTCGGCGTCTTTCTTGCGGAAGGAAAACAATCCCATAGGCCCTTGGCTCAGGTCGAAACTTGCGTCGTTGGACTGATCATCGCGCATCCGGTGCGTCATGCGCATGACATTTCTCGTAAGCAAATGTCACTGCATACGCGCTTGCGCGCTCAATGGCGTTGCAATTTGCGGTGCGACATCACACCCGCCACCGTAAAGAACGATCCAAAAACCACAATTCTATCATTCTCGCCGCACTGCTCGAGCGCGGCAGCATAGGCTTTCTCAGGGGATTCGAAGGTTTCGACCGAATGATCGGCATCTTCGACAAACCCGACCGCGCGAAGCTTCTCTTCGAGCAGCGCCGGACTCGCGGCTCGCTCCGTCGGCAACGCGCACAAACGCCAGTGATCGACCTTGTCGACCAGATGCCGCAGCACGCCTTCGATATCCTTGTCGCCCATCGCCCCGAACACGGCGTACGTGTACGGAAAGAAACCCATGCCGTCGAGGTTGTGCCCCAGCGCTGCGGCGGCGTGCGGGTTGTGTGCGACATCGAGCACCACGGCCGGACGCCCCGGCAGCACCTGAAAACGTCCCGGCAGTTCGACCGACGCGAGTCCGAGTCGAATGTCCTGCGCCGAGACCGGTAATACGTCGCGCATCGATTCGAGCGCCGCGAGCGCCGCCGATGCATTGAGCAACTGATTCGCGCCGCGAAGCGCCGGATAGGCAAGCGCCGGGCGGCGCATCTGACGTCCGCCATAGCTCCACTGCTGCTTGTCGCCCTGATAGTTGAAGTCGCGACCGAACAGCCATAGATCGGCGCCGATGCGCTCTGCTTCGGCAAGCAGCGTGGCAGGCGGCATCGGATCGCCGCAAACCGCCGGTTTGCCCGCACGGAAGATGCCCGCCTTCTCGATGGCGATCGCTTCGCGCGTGTTACCGAGATACTGCTGGTGATCGATGTCGATGCTTGTGATGACGGCGCAATCCGGATCGACGATGTTCACGGCGTCCAGTCGGCCGCCCAGGCCTACTTCGAGAATGACGGCATCGAGCCCGGCCGTTGCGAACATATGCATGATCGCAAGTGTGGTGAATTCGAAGTACGTAAGCGAGACCGGCTCGTCGAAACTCGTGCGGGCTTTCTCGACGGCTTCGAAATGCGGCAGCAGCGTGGCGTCGTCGACGATCTCGCCATTCAGGCGCGCACGCTCGTTGAACGAAATCAGATGCGGCGACGTATGGCAGCCTACGCGATAACCTGCCGACAGCAGAATGGCTTCGATGATGGCGCAGGTCGAGCCCTTGCCGTTCGTGCCGCCGACCGTGAAGACGGGACACGGAAATTGCAGGCCGAGGGCGTCTTTCACGCGACCAATGCGCGCAAGGCCCATGTCGATGCCCACAGGATGAGCGGTTTCAAGATGGGCGAGCCAGGCGTCGAGAGTGGAGTATGTCGGCATGATGTGCGGGCAGAAAAACAAAAACGCGGACGTCACGAACGTCCGCGCTTCATATCCTGCTAAGTGATGCTTTCAGGCGCCGCGGGTGCAGCGCTTGCGTGGCGTTGCGACATTCTACGCCGTTGCACCGCCCTTTGGGGCACCGCAACCACGCGCATAACGTCATCGCCAGAGTGAGCACGCGCAAGTCATGTGCGACGCGCGCGCGCCGGGCATCGAGTATCAGGCAACGGCGTCTGCCGGCTGACGCTGCATCAGCGCGATCAGACGCGCGATCTCGTCACGCATGTCGCGACGGTTGACGATCATGTCGATCGCGCCCTTTTGCAACAGGAACTCCGAACGCTGGAAGCCTTCCGGCAGCTTTTCGCGCACGGTCTGCTCGATCACGCGCGGGCCGGCGAAGCCGATCAGCGCCTTCGGCTCTGCGATCACCACGTCGCCCAGGAAGGCGAAGCTGGCCGACACACCGCCCATCGTCGGATCGGTCAGCACGGAGATGAACGGCAGCTTGGCGTCGGACAGCTTGGTCAGCATGGCCGTGGTCTTCGCCATCTGCATCAGCGACAGCAAACTTTCCTGCATACGTGCACCGCCCGAAGCGGTCACGCAGATGAACGGCACGCCCTGCTCCAGTGCGTTCTGCGCACCGCGCACGAAGCGCTCGCCGACCACCGAGCCCATCGAGCCGGCCATGAACGAGAACTCGAAGCAGGCGACGACGACCGGCAGCGTGTGAATCGCGCCGCCCATCACCACCATCGCGTCCGTCTCGCCGGTATCGTCCATCGCTTCCTTGATGCGATCCGGGTACTTACGGCTGTCCTTGAACTTCAGTGCGTCGACCGGCACGATTTCCTGGCCCAGCTCATAGCGGCCTTCGGGATCGAGCAGTGAATTCAGACGCGCGCGCGCGCCGATGCGCATGTGATGATCGCACTTCGGGCAGACATGCAGATTCGCTTCCACGTCGGCGCGATACAGCACGGCCTCGCACGAGGGGCATTTGATCCACAGCCCTTCCGGGATGCTCTTGTTGCGCTGCGTCGGATCGGTTTGCTTGATCTTCGGGGGCAGCAGCTTGTCGAGCCAGCTCATAGTTTCTCCTTGCCAAACGCCCGCCCCAACAAGGGACGGGCGTTTCCGGGGCATTTCAAGGCGACCGCGTAATACGGTCGTTTCAATTCAGCGTTTTACCGGACGGATCTGCGTCGTGCAGCGCCATTCGGGCAAATTTCTGCCGCGAATTTACGCCGATTTGGCGCCCGAGTCGAGCGCCTGACGGATACCGCCGATAAATTCAGCCAGCGATTTTACCGCGTTCTGCCCCTCCAGATCACGCGGCGTGTTTTCCAAACGCTGCACGATGGCGCTGCCGATCACGACAGCATCGGCCACACTCGCTACCGCGCGGGCCGTTTCGGCGTCGCGAATACCGAAGCCCACGCCCACCGGCAGGTCGGCGACCGCCTTGATTTGGGGGATCTTCGACGCCACGCTGTCCAGATCCAGACTCGCCGCGCCCGTCACGCCCTTGAGCGAGACGTAATACAGATAGCCGCTGGCCTGACGCGCCACCGCAGCAATACGCGCATCGGTCGACGTCGGCGCGAGCAGGAAGATCGGATCGATGCCCTGCGCGCGCACGGCACCGGCGAAACCTTCGGCCTCCTCGGGCGGGTAATCGACGACCAGCACACCGTCCACGCCCGCTTTAGCGGCACGTTCGGCAAAGGCGTCGAGTCCCATCGCTTCGATCGGATTGGCGTAGCCCATCAGCACGATCGGCGTGCGGTCGTTGGTCTGACGGAAGACGGCAACATAGCCCAGCACCTCAGCCAGGCTCACCCCACGGGCGAGTGCGCGCTCAGAGGCGCGTTGAATGACGGGACCGTCGGCCATCGGATCCGAGAACGGCACGCCGAGTTCGATGACGTCGGCGCCGTTGTCGGCCAGTGCGTGCATTAGCTTGACCGTCCACCCCGGCTCCGGGTCACCGGCGGTAATGAACGGAATGAGGCCCTTTTTACCCTGCGCTTGCAAGGCTTGGAACGTCGCTTGAATGCGGGACATGATCGGAAAGTCTCTGAAGTCGTTGGTTTGCGAGCGCGTGGTAGTGCGCGTTCAGCTCATAGCCGACGAAACGTCGGCCGTGCAGCGCGCAAGCCACGGCAGTCGTGCCGCTGCCCATGAACGGGTCGAGCACGAGACCGCCGGGCGGGCAACTGGCCAGCACCATGCGCTCGATGATATGCAGCGGTTTCTGCGTCGGATGATCGACGCGTTCGGGGTCTTGCCGGTGCAATCGCGAGATCGACCACAGATCCTTGGGGTTATAGCCCAGCTCCAGCCACTTGCTGCCTTCGAAAATACGGCGCGAGCGCGCCTTCTTCGTGGCGGCGTCGTACGGCACGCGCACGGCGTCGAGGTCGAAGTAATAGTCCTTCGAGATCGCAAAAAAGCCGATGTTATCGTGCACGGACGAGAATCGCCGCGTACTGCCGCCCATGCTGGGCACGCGGCGATCCCAGATGATCTCGTTGATCATCAGCATGCGCTGCTTCAGGAAGACAAACAGTTCCGGGGCGTACTGCCACGTGCAGAACAGGTAGAGCGAGCCGCGCGGCGCGAGCTTCGGAATCGCCGCTTCGAGCCAACCGTACGTCCAGCCGAGGAAGTCCTCGCCGGAGCGCTTGTCGGAGTCGTTGCCGTAGTCTTTGCCAAGCCCATAAGGCGGGTCGGCAAGGATCAGGTCGACGCTGCCGTCTTCCAGTTCGTGCAGATGTTGCAGGAAGTCCGCATGACGCAACGTGATGTCGCCCGGCGCCCAACGCGCGCGCAACTCGCCGGCCGCTTCCATGGCCTCGAGACGTGCTGCGGCGGCTTCGGTGGCGTCCACGGGACGCTCGGTCCCGAGGACGTCATTCTGTGCCTTGCGATCAGTCAGATCGGTCATGCTGGTTCTGTTGTCCTTAACCTTAGGATCGATGGAGTCTCGCCGCGCCGCTCAGGTGCCCGAGGGTTCCGGCTTGGTCAGCGCCATCACGGTGTGCATGTCCTTGTCGCCACGCCCCGAGAGATTGACCAGAACGATCTGATCCTTCGGCAGCGTCGGCGCAAGCTTGCACGCGTAGGCGAGCGCATGGCTCGACTCCAGCGCGGGGATGATGCCCTCGATCCGGCAGCAATCGTGAAAGGCTCGCAGGGCTTCGTCGTCGGTAATACCCACGTACTCTGCGCGCTTGATGTCGTGCAACCAGGCGTGCTCGGGGCCGACGCCGGGATAATCCAGACCGGCCGAGATCGAGTGCGTCTCGGTGATCTGGCCGTTGGCGTCCTGCAGAAGATAGGTGCGGTTGCCGTGCAGCACGCCGGGCGTGCCGCCGATGATCGACGCTGCATGGCGGCCGGTCTCGATGCCGTCGCCTGCCGCTTCCACGCCCACGAGCTTCACGTTCGGCACGTCGATGTACGGATAGAAAATCCCCATCGCATTCGAACCGCCGCCCACGCAGGCCAACACGTAGTCCGGCTGGCGCCCGGCGAGTTCGGGCATCTGCACCTTGCACTCTTCGCCGATCACGCTCTGGAAGTCGCGCACGAGCATCGGGTACGGGTGCGGGCCGGCCACGGTGCCGATGATGTAGAACGTGTTTTCGACGTTCGTCACCCAGTCGCGCATGGCTTCGTTCAAGGCATCCTTGAGCGTCTTGGAGCCGGATTCCACAGGCACGACGGTCGCACCCAGCAGTTGCATGCGGTACACGTTGGCGGCCTGACGCTTGACGTCTTCTGCGCCCATGTACACCACACACTCCATGCCGAAGCGTGCCGCGATGGTCGCCGTGGCCACGCCGTGCTGCCCGGCACCGGTCTCGGCGATCACACGGGGCTTGCCCATGCGACGCGCGAGCAGCGCCTGACCGATCACGTTATTCACCTTGTGCGCGCCCGTGTGGTTCAGGTCTTCGCGCTTGAGGTACACCTGTGCGCCGCCCAGTTCCTGGCTCCAGCGCTTGGCGTGATAGATCGGCGACGGACGGCCGACGTAGTGCTTCAGTTCGTAATGGAATTCTTCGAGGAAGGCCGGATCGTGCTGATACTTGGCATAGGCCGCACGCAGTTCATCGAGCGCGTGGATCAGCGTCTCGGCAACAAAGACACCGCCGTATTGGCCGAAATGGCCGCTGGCGTCAGGTAAATCGTACATGGTCGTCACTCATCGGTTGCCGGTGGGCGGGAGACCTGGCCCCTGCGCCTACCCCGGCGGGTTGCTTCACTGTGCGTCGGCAGCGAGAACCGCTTGCACGAACGCCGTCATCCGGGCGTGATCCTTCACGCCCCGCGACGCCTCCACACCGCTCGACACGTCGACGGCGTAAGGCGCCACCCGGCGGATGGCTTCAGCAACGTTGTGTGCGTTCAAGCCACCACTCAAAACGGCCCGACGCGCGATGTCTTTTGGAATAAGTGACCAATCGAAAACCTTTCCTCCACCGCCGTAGCCCTCGACCAGAGCATCGAGCAAGATGCCCTGCGCGGCGGTGTATGCATTGGCGAATTGTAGCAAATCGCCGCTGTCTTTCGTCTCCGGGCCGATACGCATAGCGCGCATGTACGGACGGTTGCCTGCCGCCGCCGCCAACGCCGCGCATTGCCCGGGCGATTCGTCGCCGTGGAATTGCAGCGCGGTGAGCGGAACGGCGTCCACAGTGCGGGCGATCTCGTCGGCACTCGCGTTGACGAACAGTCCCACGAGGCTCACATACGACGGCACCCGGCGGGCCAGTTCCGCCGCACGCGCGAGGTCCAGGTAGCGCGGGCTCGGCGGGTAGAAGACGAAACCGATGGCGTCGACACCCAGCGCCACGGCGTGGTCGATGTCGGCGGCCTGCGACAGGCCGCAGATCTTGATACGCGTACGAGACTTCACAGTATTCGGGGATTTCATGACTTGGCCCACGGCATCGGGAACGGCCACGCAGCCAGGTTGGGCTCGGGCACTTCGAATCGCTCAGGATACCCGACGCGGGCCAAATACAGGCCCTCCGGCATGAAGGTCGGGGCGGCCTGACGGCGATCGCCGCTCGCGAGCACATGCGTCATCCAACTGGCCGGCTGACGGCCACGGCCGATCGCGACCAGGCACCCCATGATGTTGCGCACCATGTGGTGCAGGAAGGCACTCGCGCGAAAGCGGAAGAGGAAGAAGTCGCCGTGCTGCTCGACATCGATGGCGTACAGATGCTTCACAGGTGTCTTGGCCTGACATTCGGACGAACGGAACGCCGAGAAGTCATGCTCGCCGACGAGCGCCTGACTTGCCTCACGCATAGCCTCGAGGTCGAGCGGCGTATGCAGCCAGCCGCAACGGCCTTCGAGCAACGGCGAACGCACCGGATTCGCGTACAGGACGTAAAAATACGTGCGCTCGAAAGCGGCGAACCGTGAGTGGAAATCGTCCGGCATCGCTTTCGCCCACTGCACAGCGACGGTCTTGGGCAGGAAGGCGTTCACGCCGCGCACCCACGAGAACATCGCACGATCCAGATCGGTATCGAAATGCACCACCTGACCGATGCCAT
This window of the Pandoraea sputorum genome carries:
- the truA gene encoding tRNA pseudouridine(38-40) synthase TruA; the protein is MRIALGIHYDGTAFSGWQSQPHGNTVQQTLEAALREFGGVALPTTVAGRTDTGVHGIGQVVHFDTDLDRAMFSWVRGVNAFLPKTVAVQWAKAMPDDFHSRFAAFERTYFYVLYANPVRSPLLEGRCGWLHTPLDLEAMREASQALVGEHDFSAFRSSECQAKTPVKHLYAIDVEQHGDFFLFRFRASAFLHHMVRNIMGCLVAIGRGRQPASWMTHVLASGDRRQAAPTFMPEGLYLARVGYPERFEVPEPNLAAWPFPMPWAKS
- the accD gene encoding acetyl-CoA carboxylase, carboxyltransferase subunit beta — its product is MSWLDKLLPPKIKQTDPTQRNKSIPEGLWIKCPSCEAVLYRADVEANLHVCPKCDHHMRIGARARLNSLLDPEGRYELGQEIVPVDALKFKDSRKYPDRIKEAMDDTGETDAMVVMGGAIHTLPVVVACFEFSFMAGSMGSVVGERFVRGAQNALEQGVPFICVTASGGARMQESLLSLMQMAKTTAMLTKLSDAKLPFISVLTDPTMGGVSASFAFLGDVVIAEPKALIGFAGPRVIEQTVREKLPEGFQRSEFLLQKGAIDMIVNRRDMRDEIARLIALMQRQPADAVA
- the folC gene encoding bifunctional tetrahydrofolate synthase/dihydrofolate synthase; this encodes MPTYSTLDAWLAHLETAHPVGIDMGLARIGRVKDALGLQFPCPVFTVGGTNGKGSTCAIIEAILLSAGYRVGCHTSPHLISFNERARLNGEIVDDATLLPHFEAVEKARTSFDEPVSLTYFEFTTLAIMHMFATAGLDAVILEVGLGGRLDAVNIVDPDCAVITSIDIDHQQYLGNTREAIAIEKAGIFRAGKPAVCGDPMPPATLLAEAERIGADLWLFGRDFNYQGDKQQWSYGGRQMRRPALAYPALRGANQLLNASAALAALESMRDVLPVSAQDIRLGLASVELPGRFQVLPGRPAVVLDVAHNPHAAAALGHNLDGMGFFPYTYAVFGAMGDKDIEGVLRHLVDKVDHWRLCALPTERAASPALLEEKLRAVGFVEDADHSVETFESPEKAYAAALEQCGENDRIVVFGSFFTVAGVMSHRKLQRH
- a CDS encoding phosphoribosylanthranilate isomerase, with amino-acid sequence MKSPNTVKSRTRIKICGLSQAADIDHAVALGVDAIGFVFYPPSPRYLDLARAAELARRVPSYVSLVGLFVNASADEIARTVDAVPLTALQFHGDESPGQCAALAAAAGNRPYMRAMRIGPETKDSGDLLQFANAYTAAQGILLDALVEGYGGGGKVFDWSLIPKDIARRAVLSGGLNAHNVAEAIRRVAPYAVDVSSGVEASRGVKDHARMTAFVQAVLAADAQ
- the trpA gene encoding tryptophan synthase subunit alpha; translated protein: MSRIQATFQALQAQGKKGLIPFITAGDPEPGWTVKLMHALADNGADVIELGVPFSDPMADGPVIQRASERALARGVSLAEVLGYVAVFRQTNDRTPIVLMGYANPIEAMGLDAFAERAAKAGVDGVLVVDYPPEEAEGFAGAVRAQGIDPIFLLAPTSTDARIAAVARQASGYLYYVSLKGVTGAASLDLDSVASKIPQIKAVADLPVGVGFGIRDAETARAVASVADAVVIGSAIVQRLENTPRDLEGQNAVKSLAEFIGGIRQALDSGAKSA
- a CDS encoding DNA-methyltransferase, producing MEAAGELRARWAPGDITLRHADFLQHLHELEDGSVDLILADPPYGLGKDYGNDSDKRSGEDFLGWTYGWLEAAIPKLAPRGSLYLFCTWQYAPELFVFLKQRMLMINEIIWDRRVPSMGGSTRRFSSVHDNIGFFAISKDYYFDLDAVRVPYDAATKKARSRRIFEGSKWLELGYNPKDLWSISRLHRQDPERVDHPTQKPLHIIERMVLASCPPGGLVLDPFMGSGTTAVACALHGRRFVGYELNAHYHALANQRLQRLSDHVPHSSDVPSLASAG
- the trpB gene encoding tryptophan synthase subunit beta → MYDLPDASGHFGQYGGVFVAETLIHALDELRAAYAKYQHDPAFLEEFHYELKHYVGRPSPIYHAKRWSQELGGAQVYLKREDLNHTGAHKVNNVIGQALLARRMGKPRVIAETGAGQHGVATATIAARFGMECVVYMGAEDVKRQAANVYRMQLLGATVVPVESGSKTLKDALNEAMRDWVTNVENTFYIIGTVAGPHPYPMLVRDFQSVIGEECKVQMPELAGRQPDYVLACVGGGSNAMGIFYPYIDVPNVKLVGVEAAGDGIETGRHAASIIGGTPGVLHGNRTYLLQDANGQITETHSISAGLDYPGVGPEHAWLHDIKRAEYVGITDDEALRAFHDCCRIEGIIPALESSHALAYACKLAPTLPKDQIVLVNLSGRGDKDMHTVMALTKPEPSGT